A single Halogeometricum rufum DNA region contains:
- a CDS encoding amphi-Trp domain-containing protein — protein sequence MGELETEEQRTRAEVATYLRELADQLDDDGEVTLELGNRRVTLEPVDPITFKLEGESDWTAGEPEAKQSIEFEMVWRRAVQGDEDASLNVERTDQ from the coding sequence ATGGGAGAACTCGAAACCGAAGAACAGCGGACGCGAGCGGAGGTGGCCACCTACCTCCGCGAGTTGGCGGACCAACTCGACGACGACGGTGAAGTGACACTCGAACTCGGGAACCGGCGGGTGACGCTCGAACCGGTCGACCCCATCACGTTCAAACTCGAAGGCGAGTCCGATTGGACCGCAGGCGAACCCGAAGCCAAGCAGAGTATCGAGTTCGAGATGGTGTGGCGGCGGGCGGTCCAGGGGGACGAAGACGCCTCGCTGAACGTCGAACGGACGGACCAATGA
- a CDS encoding CBS domain-containing protein → MPVSNLAVEAETANRETALKELARTMADEELGDLVIVEDDEPVGIVTDRDIALAVAHHDDLTELTAADVMTSDPVTIHEDATAVDPPATMADGAVRRIPVVDDDGKLVGIATLDDVVATTGEMLDDVATVIEAQSREYEPDD, encoded by the coding sequence ATGCCAGTATCCAATCTCGCGGTCGAGGCCGAAACGGCGAACAGAGAGACGGCGTTGAAGGAACTCGCTCGGACGATGGCGGACGAGGAACTCGGTGACCTCGTCATCGTCGAGGACGACGAACCGGTCGGTATCGTCACGGACCGGGACATCGCCCTCGCGGTGGCTCACCACGACGACCTGACCGAACTGACCGCCGCCGACGTCATGACGTCGGACCCGGTGACGATTCACGAGGACGCCACGGCGGTGGACCCCCCGGCGACTATGGCCGACGGGGCGGTGCGACGGATTCCCGTCGTCGACGACGACGGCAAACTCGTCGGCATCGCAACGCTCGACGACGTCGTCGCGACGACGGGCGAGATGCTCGACGACGTGGCGACGGTCATCGAGGCACAGTCGCGCGAATACGAGCCGGACGACTGA
- a CDS encoding DUF7511 domain-containing protein, with the protein MSERVTDDEAERPPTPDDSAPALAAEIVVSQGRPAECTLFPPDADDFERMTTWITAKEGSFVSLDDVR; encoded by the coding sequence ATGAGCGAACGCGTGACCGACGACGAAGCCGAACGACCGCCGACTCCCGACGACTCCGCCCCCGCGTTGGCGGCCGAAATCGTCGTCTCGCAGGGCCGCCCCGCCGAGTGTACGCTGTTCCCGCCCGATGCGGACGACTTCGAACGCATGACGACCTGGATAACGGCCAAAGAGGGCTCGTTCGTCAGTCTCGACGACGTCCGATAG